One genomic segment of Polyangiaceae bacterium includes these proteins:
- a CDS encoding SDR family NAD(P)-dependent oxidoreductase has protein sequence MAFRAAFISGASSGLGHAIARALAAQGTRVVLAARRREQLEQLRDDIVGAGGGADVCVLDVANATAVTAAVQEWDERSGGFDLVIANAGVGGTGPAHELRWSTVEKMLRVNVDGALATLVAAIPGMTSRGVGTLAAVTSLAGLRGLPASATYSASKAAVSTFLESIRADLHGHGLRVCDIQPGFVDTPLTQQNRFHMPFMISADDAAAAVVQGLSRGSAIISFPWQLSMAMRIAENMPNPLWNALARRSSFSG, from the coding sequence ATGGCATTTCGCGCGGCATTCATCAGCGGAGCTTCGAGCGGCCTGGGCCACGCCATCGCCCGAGCGCTGGCAGCCCAGGGCACGCGCGTCGTGCTCGCAGCGCGGCGCCGGGAACAGCTGGAGCAGTTGCGCGACGACATCGTTGGGGCGGGCGGCGGCGCAGACGTCTGCGTTCTGGACGTCGCGAACGCAACCGCGGTCACGGCAGCAGTGCAGGAATGGGACGAGCGCAGCGGCGGCTTCGACCTCGTGATTGCCAATGCGGGGGTCGGCGGCACCGGCCCCGCACACGAGCTGCGCTGGTCCACGGTCGAGAAGATGCTGCGGGTGAACGTCGATGGCGCCTTGGCCACGCTGGTGGCGGCGATCCCGGGAATGACGTCACGCGGCGTCGGAACCTTGGCAGCGGTGACGAGTCTCGCCGGCCTGCGTGGGCTCCCGGCCAGCGCGACCTACTCGGCCAGCAAGGCGGCGGTCAGCACGTTCCTGGAATCCATCCGCGCCGATCTGCACGGCCACGGGCTGCGAGTGTGCGACATTCAACCTGGCTTCGTCGACACACCTCTGACGCAGCAGAACCGATTCCACATGCCCTTCATGATCAGTGCGGACGATGCCGCCGCGGCTGTCGTGCAGGGACTGTCCCGTGGTTCGGCCATCATCTCTTTCCCGTGGCAGCTGTCGATGGCGATGCGTATCGCGGAAAACATGCCGAATCCGCTGTGGAACGCCCTGGCGCGACGAAGCTCGTTTTCGGGGTAG